In a genomic window of Neisseria flavescens:
- a CDS encoding TauD/TfdA family dioxygenase — translation MNQKYILSANNNSLIEEIHNTVQSIGYCIVRGLNLNHLDGSRRNKKLFDFLSQLGMLTNHKDDGFKSIFWDIKYRGDDYVINNDITFSEDVGECPLHSDSSFSENPESYLVMYVVKSANDGGNSLFLSSSDIVNQLSKTETGKKHLKTLTGNLYPFKTPTSFDKKQGVIWGNILSLNTQMIRFRSDCIYKGIEENRNKVSKEMVLALDYLVNVIKNASDIQEFSAQDDDLIIIDNVNGLHARTDYTDKNRHYIRARITV, via the coding sequence ATGAATCAAAAGTATATTTTATCTGCAAACAATAATAGTTTGATAGAAGAAATTCACAATACAGTACAGAGTATTGGGTATTGTATTGTTCGAGGTCTTAATCTAAACCATCTTGATGGCAGCCGGAGAAACAAGAAATTATTTGACTTTCTATCTCAATTAGGAATGCTGACAAACCACAAAGACGATGGTTTTAAATCTATATTTTGGGATATTAAATATCGCGGCGATGACTATGTAATAAATAATGATATAACTTTCTCGGAAGATGTTGGAGAATGTCCACTTCATAGTGATTCATCTTTTAGTGAAAACCCGGAAAGTTATTTGGTTATGTATGTAGTAAAATCAGCCAATGATGGAGGTAATTCCCTATTTTTAAGTTCATCAGATATTGTCAATCAGTTATCTAAAACAGAAACCGGTAAAAAACACTTAAAAACATTAACGGGCAATTTATATCCATTTAAAACACCAACATCATTTGATAAAAAACAAGGTGTGATATGGGGTAATATCTTATCGCTCAATACACAAATGATTAGATTTAGAAGTGATTGTATCTATAAAGGTATTGAAGAAAATAGAAATAAAGTATCAAAGGAAATGGTACTTGCACTTGATTATCTTGTAAATGTTATAAAAAATGCGAGTGATATTCAAGAATTTTCTGCACAAGATGATGATTTGATTATTATTGACAATGTCAATGGTTTGCATGCCAGAACTGATTATACGGATAAAAACAGGCATTATATTAGAGCAAGAATTACTGTATAA
- a CDS encoding epoxyqueuosine reductase QueH: MTELNTPIVTDIDRPILVPPGGHKKVLLHSCCAPCSGEVMEAMLASGIDYTIYFYNPNIHPHKEYMLRKEENMRFADKFGIPFVDKDDDYENDRKEWFAKAKGMEFEPERGIRCTMCFDMRFEKAAQYAHENGFHVFTSSLGISRWKDMKQINGCGHRAAEPYDDLVYWDFNWRKGGGSARMIEISKREHFYQQEYCGCAYSLRDSNAHRKSQGRIPIKLGVLYYGDESTQYEPQAENKIIVEK, translated from the coding sequence ATGACCGAATTAAACACTCCCATCGTTACCGATATTGACCGCCCCATCCTCGTTCCGCCGGGCGGCCATAAAAAAGTCCTGCTTCATTCCTGCTGCGCCCCATGTTCCGGTGAAGTGATGGAAGCCATGCTTGCCAGCGGCATCGACTACACCATTTATTTTTACAACCCAAATATCCATCCGCACAAAGAATATATGTTGCGCAAAGAAGAAAATATGCGCTTTGCGGACAAATTCGGCATCCCTTTTGTCGATAAAGACGACGACTACGAAAACGACCGCAAAGAATGGTTCGCCAAAGCCAAAGGCATGGAATTCGAACCCGAACGCGGTATCCGCTGCACCATGTGTTTCGATATGCGTTTTGAAAAAGCGGCGCAATACGCCCATGAAAACGGCTTCCATGTTTTCACCAGTTCACTGGGCATTTCACGCTGGAAAGACATGAAACAGATCAACGGCTGCGGCCATCGAGCCGCCGAGCCGTATGATGACTTGGTTTATTGGGATTTCAACTGGCGCAAAGGCGGCGGCAGCGCACGCATGATTGAAATCAGCAAGCGAGAGCATTTCTACCAACAAGAATATTGCGGTTGCGCCTACTCCCTGCGCGATTCCAATGCCCACCGCAAATCGCAAGGCCGCATCCCCATCAAGCTGGGTGTATTGTATTACGGTGATGAATCCACCCAATACGAGCCTCAAGCCGAAAACAAAATTATTGTTGAGAAATAA
- the acpS gene encoding holo-ACP synthase, which translates to MIYGIGTDIVSLKRIIRLNKKFGLAFAQRILSPEELLEFPQAGKPVNYLAKRFAAKEAFAKAVGTGIRGVVSFRNIGVGHDALGKPELFFAPALTKWLEEQGIRSCHLSMSDEEDTVMAFVIAEK; encoded by the coding sequence ATGATTTACGGCATCGGCACAGACATTGTTTCCCTCAAACGCATTATCCGCCTGAACAAAAAATTCGGACTGGCGTTTGCTCAACGCATTCTCAGCCCGGAAGAGCTGTTGGAATTTCCGCAGGCAGGCAAACCGGTCAATTATCTTGCCAAACGCTTTGCCGCCAAAGAGGCTTTTGCCAAAGCCGTCGGTACGGGCATACGCGGCGTAGTCTCTTTCCGCAATATCGGTGTCGGACATGACGCATTGGGCAAGCCTGAATTGTTTTTTGCACCGGCTTTGACAAAATGGCTGGAAGAGCAGGGTATCCGAAGCTGTCATCTCAGTATGAGCGATGAAGAGGATACTGTCATGGCTTTTGTCATTGCGGAAAAATAA
- a CDS encoding NUDIX domain-containing protein, with protein MTEDTRPLVQVVAGILLDKNGRYLLSSRPEGKPYAGYWEFAGGKVEAGESDFQALQREFEEELGIRILAATPWLTKIHSYEHAHVRLHFLWVEADQWMGEIQSREGQKWAWQKAGDFTVAPMLPANSALLRSLSIPRQLQGRLKSGFSGQNSMGEYHVVPYLSAQYQTASAVLLDFADWQQGKPIEAPSVWPIIENSEQWQQVQNADAVVWKVANEAAAKQVVDILAQGVAMPLIAAAPESMVSIYREQWLSMGVHAVLTDNDVEAV; from the coding sequence ATGACTGAAGACACACGTCCATTGGTGCAAGTGGTTGCCGGTATTTTGCTCGACAAAAACGGCCGCTACCTGCTCAGCTCCCGTCCAGAGGGCAAACCGTATGCCGGTTATTGGGAATTTGCCGGAGGCAAGGTTGAGGCAGGTGAAAGCGATTTTCAAGCCTTGCAACGCGAGTTTGAAGAAGAACTCGGTATCCGTATCCTTGCCGCTACGCCGTGGTTAACCAAAATCCATTCCTACGAACACGCACATGTACGCCTGCATTTTTTATGGGTGGAAGCCGACCAATGGATGGGCGAAATCCAATCGAGGGAAGGGCAAAAATGGGCATGGCAAAAGGCAGGGGATTTTACCGTTGCGCCGATGTTGCCTGCCAATAGCGCATTATTACGCTCCCTATCCATTCCGCGTCAGCTTCAAGGCCGTCTGAAAAGCGGCTTCAGCGGTCAAAACAGCATGGGCGAATATCATGTTGTGCCGTATCTGTCGGCTCAGTATCAAACCGCCTCTGCCGTATTGCTGGATTTTGCCGATTGGCAACAAGGCAAGCCGATAGAAGCGCCCAGCGTGTGGCCAATTATTGAAAACTCCGAACAATGGCAGCAGGTGCAAAATGCCGATGCTGTCGTTTGGAAAGTGGCGAATGAAGCGGCAGCCAAGCAAGTTGTCGATATTTTGGCGCAAGGCGTGGCTATGCCGCTGATTGCAGCTGCTCCGGAAAGTATGGTTTCCATTTATCGCGAACAGTGGCTGAGCATGGGTGTGCATGCCGTTTTGACCGATAATGACGTTGAGGCCGTCTGA
- the recO gene encoding DNA repair protein RecO, with amino-acid sequence MAQPNRINHEPIFLLASAPWRDSSLWVEAFSRRYGRVALLARSARKRQSELRGVLVPFVPVSASWYGSQELKTLHRAEWIGGWPQPQGRALFSGLYVNELMLKLTVREDPLPELYDVLAETMKTICCEANHIAALRRFEWSLLTRLGFAPDLFHDGNGNEINGEETYWLTPEEAVVPLAEADRFHALNKGVAVLGATLIDLREGSFVHQESLGQALKVTRLLIDNLLPEGIKSRQVLQQLQQFGLGS; translated from the coding sequence ATGGCGCAACCCAACCGCATCAACCACGAACCTATCTTTCTGCTTGCTTCCGCCCCGTGGCGCGATAGCAGCTTGTGGGTGGAGGCTTTCAGCCGCCGTTATGGGCGGGTGGCTTTGTTGGCCAGAAGCGCGCGCAAACGGCAGAGCGAATTGCGCGGCGTGTTGGTGCCGTTTGTGCCGGTGAGTGCGTCTTGGTATGGTTCTCAAGAGTTGAAGACCCTGCATCGCGCCGAATGGATAGGCGGGTGGCCGCAGCCGCAAGGCAGGGCTTTGTTCAGTGGATTGTATGTGAACGAGTTGATGCTGAAGTTGACCGTCCGCGAAGATCCGTTGCCCGAGCTTTACGATGTTTTGGCGGAAACCATGAAAACCATTTGTTGCGAGGCCAACCACATTGCTGCTTTGCGCCGTTTTGAATGGTCACTGTTGACACGCTTGGGTTTTGCCCCCGATTTGTTTCATGACGGCAACGGCAATGAAATCAATGGTGAAGAAACTTATTGGCTTACGCCTGAAGAGGCTGTGGTGCCCTTGGCCGAGGCCGACCGTTTCCATGCGCTCAATAAGGGCGTTGCCGTATTGGGCGCGACGTTAATCGATTTGAGGGAAGGCAGTTTCGTTCATCAGGAAAGCCTCGGTCAGGCTTTGAAAGTGACACGGCTTTTGATTGACAACCTTTTGCCTGAAGGCATCAAATCTCGGCAGGTTTTGCAGCAGTTGCAACAGTTTGGTTTGGGCAGTTGA
- a CDS encoding sulfite exporter TauE/SafE family protein gives MQEIIQSIVFIAAAILHGITGMGFPMLGTTALAFIMPLSKVVALVALPSLLMSLLVLCSNNKKGFWQEIVYYLKTYKLLAIGSVVGSILGVKLLLILPVSWLLLLMAIITLYYSVNGILNVCAKAKNIQVVANNKNMVLFGFLAGIIGGSTNAMSPILLIFLLSETENKNRIAKSSNLCYLLAKIVQIYMLRDQYWLLNKSEYGLIFLLSALSVIGLYVGIRLRTKISPNFFKMLIFIVLLVLALKIGYSGLIKL, from the coding sequence ATGCAAGAAATAATACAATCTATTGTTTTTATTGCTGCCGCAATACTGCACGGAATTACAGGCATGGGATTTCCGATGCTCGGTACAACCGCATTGGCTTTTATCATGCCATTGTCTAAGGTTGTTGCCTTGGTGGCATTACCAAGCCTGTTAATGAGCTTGTTGGTTCTATGCAGCAATAACAAAAAAGGTTTTTGGCAAGAGATTGTTTATTATTTAAAAACCTATAAATTGCTTGCTATCGGCAGCGTCGTTGGCAGCATTTTGGGGGTGAAGTTGCTTTTGATACTTCCAGTGTCTTGGCTGCTTTTACTGATGGCAATCATTACATTGTATTATTCTGTCAATGGTATTTTAAATGTATGTGCAAAAGCAAAAAATATTCAAGTAGTTGCCAATAATAAGAATATGGTTCTTTTTGGGTTTTTGGCAGGCATCATCGGCGGTTCAACCAATGCCATGTCTCCCATATTGTTAATATTTTTGCTTAGCGAAACAGAGAATAAAAATCGTATCGCAAAATCAAGCAATCTATGCTATCTTTTGGCGAAAATTGTTCAAATATATATGCTAAGAGACCAGTATTGGTTATTAAATAAGAGTGAATACGGTTTAATATTTTTACTGTCCGCATTGTCTGTTATTGGATTGTATGTTGGAATTCGGTTAAGGACTAAGATTAGCCCAAATTTTTTTAAAATGTTAATTTTTATTGTTTTATTGGTATTGGCTCTAAAAATCGGGTATTCAGGTTTAATCAAACTTTAA
- a CDS encoding thymidylate synthase: MQNISPTTTNANILQIGKTEQQYVQLLKDLLDAPLVRNERTGTACHTIINPQSFTYTADDFPALTIRRSYWKSAVAEMLGYIRGYTSAKDFRELGTKTWDANANQNPAWLANPHRAGVDDMGLVYGAVGNSFTGLSFTDIMRAIHARQDNRGLIWSFWNPDVFDKGCLRPCMYSHQFSIVNGTLYLTSTQRSCDVPLGLTFNMIQCWFLLYLVCTLTGLKFGHARHNIVNAHIYENQVDAVREMIANPLLPRSIKFQHVDRMTGRVRMGVEDVDSALLFLNSCDVNDFELLGYDTLDIPVLKNKIPFSV; this comes from the coding sequence ATGCAAAACATTTCCCCGACCACAACCAACGCAAACATCTTGCAAATCGGCAAGACCGAACAGCAATACGTCCAACTGCTCAAAGATTTATTGGACGCACCACTGGTACGCAATGAGCGCACCGGCACGGCTTGCCATACTATCATCAATCCTCAGTCATTCACCTATACAGCAGATGACTTTCCCGCCCTAACCATCCGTCGTTCTTACTGGAAGTCCGCAGTGGCAGAGATGTTAGGCTATATTCGCGGCTACACATCTGCCAAAGATTTCCGTGAATTGGGCACAAAAACATGGGATGCCAACGCTAATCAGAATCCCGCTTGGTTAGCCAATCCGCACCGAGCGGGAGTGGATGATATGGGCTTGGTGTATGGAGCGGTCGGGAACAGCTTTACCGGTTTATCCTTTACAGACATTATGCGTGCCATTCATGCGCGGCAAGACAATCGTGGATTGATTTGGTCATTTTGGAATCCTGATGTGTTTGACAAAGGATGTCTGAGACCTTGCATGTATTCCCATCAGTTTTCCATTGTGAATGGCACGCTGTACCTGACTTCCACACAAAGAAGCTGTGATGTACCGCTTGGTTTGACGTTTAACATGATTCAGTGTTGGTTTTTGCTGTACTTGGTCTGCACTTTAACCGGTTTGAAATTCGGTCATGCACGGCATAACATTGTCAACGCACATATTTATGAAAATCAGGTCGATGCAGTGCGCGAAATGATTGCCAATCCGTTATTGCCGCGCAGTATCAAATTTCAACATGTTGACCGAATGACCGGACGTGTAAGAATGGGTGTTGAAGATGTCGACAGTGCTTTACTTTTCCTAAACAGTTGTGATGTCAACGATTTTGAATTGCTTGGCTATGACACACTGGATATTCCCGTATTGAAAAACAAGATTCCGTTTAGTGTTTAA
- the nrdA gene encoding class 1a ribonucleoside-diphosphate reductase subunit alpha: MNAATNIKVTKRDGRLEDINLDKIHRVVTWAAEGLQNVSVSQVELKSHIQFYNGIRTDDIHETIIKAAADLISQDTPDYQYLAARLAIFHLRKIAYGEFEPPHLYDHVKKLTEAGKYDRHIIADYSREEFDELNAYIDHSRDMTFSYAAVKQLEGKYLVQNRVTRQIYETPQFLYILVAMCLFSKYPKETRLDYVKRFYDAVSTFKVSLPTPIMSGVRTPTRQFSSCVLIECDDSLDSINATTSAIVKYVSQRAGIGINAGRIRGLGSEIRGGEAQHTGCIPFFKMFQAAVKSCSQGGVRGGAATLFYPLWHIEAESLLVLKNNRGVEDNRIRQLDYGVQINRLLYTRLIKGGNITLFSPNEVPGLYDAFFADQDEFERLYTQYEQDPNIRKRTLPATELFSTLMQERAGTGRIYIQNVDHCNTHSPFDPRVASVHQSNLCMEIALPTKPLDNINDAEGEIALCTLSAFNLGALNDLDELEELADLTVRALDALLDYQDYPVAAARTATMNRRTLGIGVINYAYYLAKNGVRYSDDSALGLTHRTFEAMQYYLLKASVNLAKEYGACPLFNQTVYSQGKLPIDTYKKDLDAVCNEPLHYDWESLRADIVKYGLRNSTLTALMPSETSSQIANATNGIEPPRGLVSVKASKDGILKQVVPEFETLKDAYETLWQLPGNEGYLKLVGVMQKFVDQSISANTAYDPNKFEGSKVSMKQMLKDLLTAYKYGVKTLYYHNTRDGADDTQADIQDDGCAGGACKI; this comes from the coding sequence ATGAATGCAGCAACGAATATTAAAGTAACCAAACGCGACGGACGCTTGGAAGATATCAATTTAGACAAAATCCACCGCGTTGTTACTTGGGCGGCAGAAGGCTTACAAAACGTCTCCGTATCGCAAGTCGAGCTTAAATCACATATTCAGTTTTACAACGGTATCCGTACCGACGATATCCATGAGACCATCATCAAGGCCGCGGCCGACCTGATCTCACAAGATACGCCCGATTATCAATATCTGGCCGCCCGCCTCGCCATTTTCCATCTGCGCAAAATCGCTTATGGCGAATTCGAACCGCCCCACCTCTACGATCACGTTAAAAAACTGACCGAAGCAGGCAAATACGACCGCCATATCATCGCAGATTACAGCCGCGAAGAATTCGACGAGCTGAATGCCTATATCGACCACAGCCGCGATATGACCTTCTCTTATGCTGCCGTAAAACAGTTGGAAGGCAAATATCTGGTTCAAAACCGCGTTACCCGCCAAATTTATGAAACACCGCAGTTTTTATACATTTTGGTGGCCATGTGTCTCTTCAGCAAATATCCGAAAGAGACCCGTTTGGATTACGTCAAACGCTTTTACGATGCCGTTTCTACATTCAAAGTATCGCTGCCTACGCCTATCATGAGTGGAGTGCGTACGCCTACCCGTCAATTCTCAAGCTGCGTATTGATTGAATGTGACGACAGCCTCGACTCCATCAACGCCACCACCAGCGCAATTGTGAAATACGTTTCCCAACGCGCAGGCATCGGCATCAACGCCGGCCGTATCCGCGGCTTGGGCAGCGAAATCCGTGGCGGTGAAGCGCAACACACCGGCTGCATCCCCTTCTTCAAAATGTTCCAAGCGGCCGTTAAATCCTGCTCACAAGGCGGCGTACGCGGCGGTGCGGCAACCTTGTTCTACCCATTGTGGCACATCGAAGCCGAAAGCCTGTTGGTATTGAAAAACAACCGCGGCGTAGAAGACAACCGTATCCGCCAACTGGACTACGGCGTACAAATCAACCGCCTGCTATACACCCGTTTGATTAAAGGCGGCAACATTACCCTGTTCTCACCGAATGAAGTTCCGGGTTTGTATGATGCCTTCTTCGCCGACCAAGACGAATTTGAGCGCCTCTACACTCAATACGAGCAAGACCCAAACATCCGCAAACGCACTTTGCCGGCAACAGAATTGTTCTCCACCCTGATGCAGGAACGCGCCGGTACCGGTCGTATCTACATCCAAAACGTTGACCACTGCAACACGCACAGCCCGTTTGATCCGCGCGTTGCGTCTGTTCATCAGTCCAACTTGTGCATGGAAATCGCCCTGCCGACCAAACCGCTGGATAACATCAACGACGCAGAAGGCGAAATTGCCTTGTGTACCTTGTCTGCCTTCAACTTGGGCGCATTGAACGACTTGGACGAACTGGAAGAGCTTGCCGATTTGACCGTACGCGCACTTGATGCCCTGTTGGATTATCAAGACTATCCGGTTGCGGCCGCTCGCACCGCGACCATGAACCGCCGCACACTCGGCATCGGCGTCATCAACTACGCCTACTATCTGGCGAAAAACGGCGTACGTTACAGCGACGATTCCGCGCTTGGTCTGACCCACCGCACCTTTGAAGCCATGCAGTATTACCTGCTCAAAGCATCGGTAAACCTTGCCAAAGAATACGGCGCATGCCCGCTGTTCAACCAAACCGTTTATTCGCAAGGCAAACTGCCTATCGACACCTACAAAAAAGACTTGGACGCCGTGTGCAACGAACCTTTGCACTACGACTGGGAAAGCCTGCGCGCCGACATCGTCAAATACGGTCTGCGCAACTCTACCCTGACCGCACTCATGCCGTCTGAAACCAGCTCACAAATTGCCAATGCCACCAACGGCATCGAGCCTCCACGCGGCCTGGTCAGCGTTAAAGCATCAAAAGACGGTATTTTGAAACAAGTCGTACCGGAATTTGAAACCCTGAAAGACGCCTACGAAACCCTGTGGCAGCTTCCAGGCAACGAAGGCTACCTGAAACTCGTTGGCGTAATGCAAAAATTCGTCGATCAATCGATTTCCGCCAATACCGCCTACGACCCGAACAAATTCGAAGGCAGCAAAGTTTCCATGAAACAAATGCTGAAAGACCTGCTGACTGCCTACAAATACGGCGTCAAAACCCTGTACTACCATAACACCCGCGACGGCGCGGACGATACGCAAGCCGATATTCAAGATGACGGCTGTGCAGGTGGGGCTTGTAAGATTTAA
- the pdxJ gene encoding pyridoxine 5'-phosphate synthase has translation MLLGVNIDHIATVRNARGTIYPSPVEAALIAETHGADLITMHLREDRRHIKDADVFAVKNAIRTRLNLEMALTEEMLENALNVMPEDVCLVPEKRQEVTTEGGLDVLAQQDKVAEFTKILTDAGIRVSLFIDADNAQIQAAYDVGAPVIELHTGAYADAHSHAEQMKQFERIQNGAHYASDLGLVVNAGHGLTIHNVTPIAQILAIRELNIGHSLIAQALFLGLPEAVRQMKEAMFRARLLP, from the coding sequence ATGTTGTTAGGCGTAAACATCGACCATATTGCCACCGTCCGCAATGCGCGTGGTACGATTTATCCCAGCCCTGTCGAAGCGGCGCTGATTGCGGAAACCCACGGCGCAGATTTGATTACCATGCACTTGCGTGAAGACCGCCGCCATATTAAAGATGCGGACGTGTTCGCCGTTAAAAACGCCATCCGCACGCGCCTGAATTTGGAAATGGCGCTGACGGAAGAAATGCTGGAAAACGCGCTCAACGTCATGCCTGAAGATGTGTGCCTCGTGCCGGAAAAACGTCAAGAAGTGACCACTGAAGGCGGTTTGGACGTATTGGCGCAACAGGATAAAGTGGCAGAGTTCACCAAAATCCTGACCGACGCAGGCATCCGCGTGTCCTTGTTTATCGATGCCGACAACGCGCAAATTCAAGCCGCTTATGATGTCGGCGCACCCGTTATCGAGTTGCACACCGGCGCATATGCCGATGCGCACAGCCACGCCGAGCAAATGAAACAATTCGAGCGTATTCAAAACGGCGCGCATTATGCCAGCGATTTGGGTTTGGTCGTCAATGCCGGACACGGCCTGACCATTCACAACGTTACGCCGATCGCTCAAATCCTCGCCATCCGCGAACTGAACATCGGGCATTCGCTGATTGCCCAAGCCCTCTTCCTCGGACTGCCCGAAGCCGTGCGCCAAATGAAGGAGGCGATGTTCAGAGCAAGGCTGCTGCCGTAA